The Taeniopygia guttata chromosome 6, bTaeGut7.mat, whole genome shotgun sequence genome contains a region encoding:
- the CHAT gene encoding choline O-acetyltransferase yields the protein MPDLEKDMQKNEKDTCSKDEREVPKLPVPPLQQTLHMYLQCMKHLVPEEQFKKTKAIVEKFGIAGGLGESLQQMLEERSEKTINWVFNYWLDDMYLNNRLALPVNSSPAITFARQHFKDINDQLRFAANLISGVQDYKALLDTHTLPTDFSRGQLSGHPLCMKQYYGLFSSYRLPGLTKDTLVAQKSNVMPEPEHIIVACNNQFFVLDVVINFRRLSEGDLFTQLQKIAKMAENEEEMLPPIGLLTTDGRTEWAEARMTLMKDSTNRDSLDMIERCICLVCLDSPSGVELNNTNMAFQMLHGGGYHKNGANRWYDKPMQFVVGRDGLCGTVCEHSPFDGIVMVQCAEYLLRHIKESSKKLVRADSVSELPAPRRLRWKCSPDIQTHLASAAEKLQRAVENLDFIAYKFEHYGKEFIKKQKISPDAYIQVALQLAFYRCHRRLVPTYESASLRRFDEGRVENIRSATSEAFAFVKAMAGDKAAVSDSEKMQKFKDAIAAQTNYSVLAVTGMAIDNHLLGLREVAREHFKELPEIFTDETYLTSNRFILSTSQVPTTMEMFCCYGPVVPNGYGACYNPQPEHLLFCISSFKECKETSSHLFAKAVEESLLAMRDLCNKCSSITAKPPAKQDATTQLQSDHQR from the exons GAAGTGCCAAAACTTCCTGTTCCACCACTGCAACAGACCTTACACATGTACCTACAGTGCATGAAACACTTGGTGCCAGAGGAGCAATTTAAAAAGACCAAGGCCATCGTGGAGAAATTTGGAATTGCAGGAGGCCTGGGGGAATCCTTGCAGCAAATGCTTGAGGAAAGAAGTGAAAAGACCATAAACTGG GTGTTTAACTACTGGCTGGATGACATGTACCTCAACAACCGCCTGGCTCTTCCAGTCAATTCCAGCCCCGCAATTACCTTTGCTCGTCAGCATTTCAAGGACATAAATGACCAGCTGAG GTTTGCTGCCAATCTCATTTCAGGAGTGCAAGACTACAAAGCTTTACTGGACAC ccatACTTTACCGACTGATTTTTCTCGTGGACAGCTGTCTGGCCATCCTCTCTGCATGAAGCAATACTATGGACTCTTTTCTTCCTATCGTCTTCCAGGACTTACCAAAGATACCCTCGTGGCCCAGAAAAGCAATGTAATGCCAGAACCAGAGCACATCATTGTTGCTTGTAACAATCAG ttttttgttttggatgTTGTCATTAATTTCCGTCGTCTCAGTGAGGGAGATCTTTTCACTCAGTTACAAAAGATAGCAAAAATGGCAGAGAATGAAGAGGAAATGCTGCCTCCAATTGGCCTGCTGACAACAGACGGAAGAACAGAGTGGGCAGAGGCCAGGATGACCCTTATGAAAG ACTCCACCAACCGTGACTCTCTAGACATGATTGAACGGTGCATATGCCTGGTGTGCCTGGACAGCCCCAGTGGGGTGGAACTCAACAACACAAACATGGCATTTCAGATGCTGCATGGAGGAGGCTACCATAAAAATGGGGCCAATCGTTGGTATGACAAACCTATGCAG TTTGTGGTAGGAAGAGACGGACTCTGCGGGACCGTGTGCGAACATTCCCCTTTCGATGGCATTGTAATGGTGCAGTGCGCTGAATACCTGCTCAGGCACAT aaaagaaagttcCAAGAAATTAGTCCGAGCTGATTCAGTGAGCGAGCTCCCGGCTCCACGGAGACTAAGATGGAAGTGTTCCCCTGATATTCAGACACATTTGGcatcagcagcagaaaaacTCCAAAG GGCAGTGGAAAATCTGGATTTTATAGCCTACAAGTTTGAGCACTATGGAAAGGAATTCATTAAGAAACAGAAGATTAGCCCAGATGCCTACATTCAAGTAGCACTTCAGCTAGCATTCTACAG GTGCCACAGGAGGCTTGTCCCAACCTATGAAAGCGCTTCCCTGCGCCGATTTGATGAGGGCCGGGTGGAGAATATTAGGTCTGCTACCTCGGAAGCATTTGCTTTTGTCAAGGCAATGGCAGGTGACAAGGCAGCTGTGTCG GATTCCGAGAAGATGCAGAAATTTAAGGATGCAATTGCAGCTCAGACTAATTACTCTGTTCTG GCTGTTACTGGAATGGCAATAGACAATCACCTGCTAGGGCTCAGAGAGGTGGCTCGGGAGCACTTCAAGGAACTGCCAGAGATATTTACAGATGAGACTTATCTGACAAGCAATCGATTCATCCTCTCAACCAGCCAG GTTCCTACTACTATGGAAATGTTCTGCTGCTATGGGCCTGTGGTGCCCAATGGATATGGGGCATGTTATAACCCTCAGCCAGAGCATTTATTATTCTGCATCTCAAGCTTTAAGGAATGTAAGGAAACCTCCTCACACTTGTTTGCAAAAGCTGTGGAAGAAAGTCTCCTAGCAATGAGAGATCTGTGCAACAAATGCAGCTCTATTACAGCAAAGCCACCTGCTAAACAAGATGCAACCACACAGCTGCAGAGTGACCACCAGCGCTAG